From the genome of Anopheles stephensi strain Indian unplaced genomic scaffold, UCI_ANSTEP_V1.0 ucontig91, whole genome shotgun sequence:
TTGATTGCATATAAAGGCATTGCCACTCACCCATTCGAGTTTCCTGCTTCCGGATTCGACAtgtttggtgtgttgtgtCCGCTGGATGGGGGTCTGCAATATAGGAAACAAAATATGTAAGGAGTGGAGTCTCATGAAATGTTTTACAACGAGAATGGACATACAGATTGAAAATTAGGAGTCATTTAATGAACAGCAATGTACCTATTGTGCTAGAATTGCTAGCTAGCACAGGTGGTTTGATCTTATAAACTTTTATGTTAGAATAAATGTTGCCCACGTAGTTCAGAGTAATTTGAACGAATAATTCAAGCGATGCATTTGCCACGACATCCAACGTAACTTATCGCCAACTACCGGTTAGGCGATTTTTTGCTGTACATTTCAACAGTGCTGTCGTTGTTTGCTAATTTATACATTATCGGATAATGAGTTTTCTAGGTAATGATTCATAGCTGGAAGCAAGAAAACGACTTGAAAACGCTGGACTGTCAGCGacgtatgaaaaaaaaaaatacactcgacgcacacacatacaccagaGGGCACAGCGATCCCTCATACGATGTGAAGGAATGATGATTTCATATTTCTACCAGCTGGCAAAATAGCTTAGGGCACAAAAACATCACAAACTCCAAGTCGCTTGAGATGAGACCAGTACGAATAGTGATTTAACGGCATATTTGCGGGTTTTTACCTTGTATTACGAAGAGAAAAGTTAATCCACAAGTTCACgaaacacagaaaaacaagATGATGAgctcacacacgcgcacaccctATCAAAAGCAATAGAAAAGCGGTTGGATCATTCAGTCAGACCGCGCACAGTCGGCCATGATGTGGGTACAAATTGACAGTACCTCTTTGATGCGTTTCCAATTTCATTCTTATCAGGATATTTAATTTGTTGGATTCTTATGTTTAAATATGCCTTATTTAAGCTATTTTTTGTAATACACAACAATATTAACTAGACTTATTCTCATAGAAAATaaactaacaaaacaaataaagctaattatatgaaatatttcacatttgaaatgtttcatttgaagaaatttttaaattttgaacgTTTCTTTTGCGCAGATGCGCATCTAGGGAAAATGAAGGACAATGTACTTAAATGAAGCAGCCAGTTacttttaaataataatgtgccttttcttctctcttgctTCCTCCCCAACCTGGCTCGGCATGATGTTACAGTGAAACATCTTCCAATGTACAACGGACTGCGTACGTGACTTGTAAGAATGGTACGCTTGCTGGGATCAAAGCTGTTAGCACGACTATTGCTACTGATATCGACCGTCACGTTGATTTCGTTGATGGTATTAACCCGCTGCGGTTTGGGTGGACTAATCGTGAAAGAAAATGGATCAATTATCGGCCCCGgtgccggagcagcagcagcagcagaaggtgACGCTGACGTCAACTATCTCGGCGATCAAAAGCCTCCATTGGCATTGGAACTCtctcagcagcagccacagcagcaacaaagcCACTACCAAGCGGACGCAGAACAGCAGCAGAACGGTTACATGCAAATGCTGCAGCAGCGCGAGGAAGAAAATCTTCGCGAGGTAGCGAAACTTACGGCCGaaataaaagctttaaaaCTTCAGATCCTTCAGCTGAAAAATAGGTTAAACACTGCTGGAATCGGATTAATGCAGGGAGGTGCCGCGGATGGAACTGCCTACATTTCGTTGTCTAATGATAGCAGCTCAATACTACCAAATGCTCCGCAACCATCGCAAACGGTGCATGATTGCACCGCGTTCTTGAGACGGCAAGTGGGATCGGCCGAGATATTACACGGCTTACCGCTCAACAACGAGTACGAGCTAATCCCATTTAGTCACTTTACCTTCAGTCGAGTGTATCCAATCGAGCTTGGGCTCGGAAAGCGAGTCGTTGAAAAACCAATCGGATACAAAAGAAAGGATCTGTTGGGCGCTCTGAACAAGGGATTGGAGACGCTTAATCGGAACATTTCTTCGGCTGCTCAGCGCTACACGTTGGATGACTTCATTGAGGGAATATATCGCAACGAACCCACGACTGGCACACAGTACGAGCTGTACTTCCGCCTGAAGGAATTCACCAATCGAagtcagcagcaccagcagcaggtcaCACCGCACCATGAGTCGCATACACACGGCACCACAAAGCTGATAGTCATGCGGCCATTCGCATCGCTGCAGACGGTTCAGCTGGAAGCGCATCCGAAGCAACACGAGAAAGAAATCATTTACATTATCCTGCCACTGTCCGGACGAACCAACACGTTCCAGAGCTTCATGGATAAATACGTGAAGATAGCGCTCAAGCACGATAGACGCGTGCATCTCACCGTCGTGTACTTTGGTGAGGATGGTCTAGCGGAGGCGCGAACGatcatgagccgagtgattgGAATGAAAAACAGTGGAGCTACGAACTCGAACCTGAAGCTGCTCGCTCTCAATGAAACATTTTCCAGAGGTAAGTTACTTTGGCTATcggggaaaacaaaatccttaAAATACATGTATTTGCTTACATCTACAGCAAAAGCGTTAAGAGTAGGTGCGGAAAATGTATGGAACTCTCAGGCAGACAAAAACAACGACATACTGCTGTTCATGTGCGACGTAGATATCGTATTCAGTGCAAAATTCATAGACAGATGTAGATGGAACaccaaaccgaacaaaaagGTGAGGTGACTACCGGCACCGTGGTGCCTCCGATTCGCGAATGACAAATGTCTCTTTTCCACATTGGCTACAGGTGTATTATCCAGTAGTCTTCAGCCTCTACAATCCCCATGTCGTCTATACGCTCCAGGGCAAAGATGTGCCACCGGAAACGGATCAGCTTGTAATCTCGAAGGATTCGGGATTTTGGAGGGACTTTGGATACGGCATGACTTGCCAGTACCGTTCGGACTTCCTGCGAGTGCGAGGTTTCGACGAGGAGATCATCGGCTGGGGTGGCGAAGATGTAATGCTGTACCGCAAGTACGTTCGATCCCATATCAAGGTAATACGGGCCACCGATCCGGGCGTGTTTCACATCTGGCATCCGAAGGTGTGCACCGGTCCGGTGATGTCCCAGGCCTCGAATCAACGGCTCACACCCGACCAATACCGAGCCTGCATTCGTTCGCGGGCCCTCAACGAAGCGTCCCACGCACAGCTCGGGTTCCTGGCGTTCCGGGATGACATCGCGGCAAATGAATATTTGCTAGCGCAGGGCGGTGGTGCCAAAGCTAATCCAGAATCGAATGCGACCAAAAATGACCTCATCCACTCGGAGCATCTCTTTGCACCAAATAGCACACTGTACAACGGTAAAGATGGCAGCAAAATGGTGGCCGAATCGAGCGGGACACCAAGTAAGAGTAGCGATAgtaagaaagctacatgatcTTTTATGACACAGCATCAGGAGAGCATATGGAGGATCGAGTTCTAGCATCGGTGCCGCGAGAGTCATATCCCTTTCCGATGACTTTCGTTCACGTTATTGGTGATTCCTGATGTGTTCTGTTTCCAATCCAATTTCCATTTTACTTTTAATCGCTTTAATCGTTCGATTTTGGTTGAAAGTAAActcctctcgaggttgaacATGTGACATCGCGCACAGAAATTTAGTGAAGTCAATCTTATGTAAATACATACATACTGTACATAGGCGCAGCGAGCAGTGATCGTAGTCGAAGTAGAAGAATTTAGATAAGTTACTTGGTAACTTGGCGAAATAATTAGCGTTGAGCTAGAGGAGTTCGACAAGATTTGCAGTGTTACTAACGTAGTTGGAGAAAGTGGCAAGAAATAGCGATAGGatgttctgttttctttcttacTATAAAACTTAAGGTCTTGCATGCATACACTTCATTGCTCCATAATGGCCAGGGATGCAGATGGGGTGTTTGATAACCCTCATGATTTTCAagaaggtttgtttttaaatattatttatatttgttttCTGCGCCTTCTCAGGGTACTCAAATTAAAGGAAGGACAAAATTACATTACTTATCAAAGAACACAGTCAAACTGTATCCCTCGAGCATTTGAAGAGGTCTCGAGCAACTCTACATACAATATTTCTTACTTTCTCAAGCCATGTCTGGCGTTGAAGCAACTCTGAGATAGGACCTGGGAGAGCTGTACATAATATTAGATTGTTGGATTGCATGCAAGGCCGAATCCCTTCAAAAAGCAATGGATTTTCCTTTAAGAAAACGACGTTATTGTCAATCGccaaataaaattttccaccattcttTAACCTTCTTACAAACTTACACCCAAAAACAAGTCGTTTGATTAAGTTACGAAAGAAACAATAATCCTCCTTCTTCTAAGCTCTGACAACGCGCCGATCGACAGAAGGCAAAATCTTCTCGATCTTTATGAGCTGGAGATACGGTTGTAGTAGCAACAGTGTAGAAACTCCCGCTCATAGTGTTTTACAGTTTCTTCGTGACACTGGGGGCACATGCAGTAAGTGCGCTGGCGTCGTGATCACGAGTTTTCCATAAACTTGAGCCGGGCGATAAGTGTGATCCCCTGCAGTGCATTTCATATAAAAGCAGTCACTGTTTTGCTCAGTAGGTACAGaagtttggttggtttggaaaCTAACAGACAGCGAAGTAAAACTAACAGCATGCCTAATCTCGCATTCTtcctgatgttgctgctgagcatcttcctcgtTTTCCTTGCTCCCGTTTGTGTagcggaaatggaaaaaataatagaaGTGGGAAATTCGGACAAAGGAACCTTACCGTGAGTATACTACGCACTGTGACGCAGGATGGTCCAAAATCGATGTCAAATGTGTTattgttacttttttttttgcagtgttTTGAATTAATTGCACAAGCCCTTAGGAATCGCCGAAACCCGGCGTTGGATACCGACACAGCATCTGCGAGCCTGATATGACAAAATGCAATAAACAATATATTTAATCCAGCATTAAAAGCCACGATTTCTTCTGCACCCTTTTTGCTGCCGAAAGAAACGTATGGTCGAAATTTACTTCCACCAAATTGGGGTTTTGCAACGGAAGGCGTGGTGGTGTACACATGGCGTTTTGTTGTCCAGTTCCAGCTGCTAATAGATTGAAAGTTCTTTGTTTCCGTTCTGCTACCGTAAGCAAATTAAATTCATAGTTGGCGGGTTTTAGATTTCGGGTGGTCAGTGTTGCAGTTccttcaccaaaaaaaacaacagccacaGAGCCACCACACGCTGCCGAAGGTTTTTGGCGTTCCAAGGGTAACCTTTTTTCAAGGTTCTGGGAAATATGACGTGCACCGCCAGAGCCCACAGGCATTGGGAGTGATtcagttttgtgtgtttctctctcgttttggAGTCGCCTAGTGTCGATGGCGTACGGCGGCTTGCACACCAGTATGTACAGGTGAAACAATGCCGGTCACGCAATGAAAATGGAACCACGTTTCGCAACAGCCGCAGAGATGAACTTGAAAACACTTGGTGCAAATTTGCCAAACATTATCTGTTAGCAAGATGGGATGGTTTGTTCGAGGTTTACGTGGAGCCTCGTTGCGCCATTGTGCAATGTTGACACCTTACTTTTTCCAATTTCTTGGACAATATTAGCTTAACGGATTTAGCCTTCCCGCGGTTCATAACCAACCAGTCTCCACCTAGCCAAGCACTTCCACAAAGATTCGTGACGCGGAGtttatcaatcaatcaatcattaATCTACGTAGTTCCGGTTGAGAGCGAAACCTCATTTGCTACTCGCATGTGTCCCAAATCGACGAATATAACTGTAGTGCTATCGGAATTTCCATCTTCCAGCGTTCGACGACACTGCGGGTAAAGTGTCAACGGACTCGCCCCATGGAAACTTAATGGTGGGGTTGAACCATTTTTACCAATAGAATTTTTCGAGGTCATTCGGACGAGCTCAGAGAGCCAAGAGTGATCGGGAAATCGTACGCGTGTGAAATGTGATTGTAAATCGTCCCGTTTTTTAATATTCATTATTCTCGCTAGATTGAATGTTCCAAAACGTCTTTCCAATTATAAGGGAAGCAAATTGGCGTTCGCCTTTATCATGGCGGCCCCGCGCACAATGAACAAGCGCATTGATTTAGGGCAGGAtagcgcacaaaaaaaaaagttcctgTGCTTTAGTTCAATAACCGCGTGTGGTTCGGTGCGCTGCTACACGCTAAACTTAACTTCCGCCTCTGGACAGCTCAACACAACCCATTACAGCTTCCTGGGAGCACCCGGGTGGGTATCGAGCGGCGGGCCCGGACCGACGACGCGATTACCTG
Proteins encoded in this window:
- the LOC118517283 gene encoding chondroitin sulfate N-acetylgalactosaminyltransferase 1-like encodes the protein MVRLLGSKLLARLLLLISTVTLISLMVLTRCGLGGLIVKENGSIIGPGAGAAAAAEGDADVNYLGDQKPPLALELSQQQPQQQQSHYQADAEQQQNGYMQMLQQREEENLREVAKLTAEIKALKLQILQLKNRLNTAGIGLMQGGAADGTAYISLSNDSSSILPNAPQPSQTVHDCTAFLRRQVGSAEILHGLPLNNEYELIPFSHFTFSRVYPIELGLGKRVVEKPIGYKRKDLLGALNKGLETLNRNISSAAQRYTLDDFIEGIYRNEPTTGTQYELYFRLKEFTNRSQQHQQQVTPHHESHTHGTTKLIVMRPFASLQTVQLEAHPKQHEKEIIYIILPLSGRTNTFQSFMDKYVKIALKHDRRVHLTVVYFGEDGLAEARTIMSRVIGMKNSGATNSNLKLLALNETFSRAKALRVGAENVWNSQADKNNDILLFMCDVDIVFSAKFIDRCRWNTKPNKKVYYPVVFSLYNPHVVYTLQGKDVPPETDQLVISKDSGFWRDFGYGMTCQYRSDFLRVRGFDEEIIGWGGEDVMLYRKYVRSHIKVIRATDPGVFHIWHPKVCTGPVMSQASNQRLTPDQYRACIRSRALNEASHAQLGFLAFRDDIAANEYLLAQGGGAKANPESNATKNDLIHSEHLFAPNSTLYNGKDGSKMVAESSGTPSKSSDSKKAT